The following are encoded together in the Pedobacter sp. D749 genome:
- the asnB gene encoding asparagine synthase (glutamine-hydrolyzing), with protein MCGITGVFDFQSRGVDEQVVISMARSLNHRGPDDESFFFDKNCGLGFKRLSIIDIKHGQQPFRSSDGSVILICNGEIFNYKELRNELTLKGYEFKSDCDVEVILHAYLEYGTRFIKRLNGQFAFVIYDSRNRSLLLARDHFGICPLFYASIGDCLIFGSEIKALLKFPALKREVDLNGLDQILTLPGLVSPATMFKNVKSVKPGHLIIAKNHEFVQQEYWDVNYPDAVQGQVTTKPEEYYIEKLEDLLLKSVSYRLNADVPIGYYLSGGLDSSLIAGLIKKIKPQNQFDSFSISFPDADEKQIDESFYQRLMSGHVGSNHHEVEFRSSDIYDNLKKAVFCAESPLKETYNTCSLALSANVNREKIKVILSGEGADELFGGYVGYKLDALKSPGLPGDNLEELMEEQYRLRMWGDPNFFYEKNYYDFAQQKRSLYSEAVNYIMPEFDCTFNLSIDKDKLKGRSDFDKRSYLDLKVRLADHLMADHCDRTSYANSIEGRYPFLDINIMDFLAEMPLSVKLKGLNEKYILKVLAKKYVPEQICRREKFSFVAPGSPSILADNIEWVNDLLSYDMIKRQGYFNPDTIEKLKKIYTRKDFKLNLPFDTDLLITVLTFNIFLTLFDMPDFSG; from the coding sequence ATGTGCGGTATAACCGGTGTTTTTGATTTCCAGTCGAGAGGCGTCGACGAACAAGTTGTAATTTCAATGGCCAGATCGCTGAATCATCGAGGACCTGATGATGAATCATTTTTTTTCGATAAAAATTGTGGATTGGGATTCAAACGGCTGAGTATAATTGATATTAAACATGGTCAACAGCCTTTTCGCAGCAGTGATGGCTCAGTTATCCTGATCTGCAATGGCGAAATTTTTAATTACAAAGAATTACGTAATGAGTTGACCTTAAAAGGATACGAATTTAAGTCGGACTGTGATGTAGAGGTAATTTTGCATGCCTATCTGGAATACGGAACGAGATTTATCAAACGATTGAACGGACAATTTGCTTTTGTTATTTACGATAGCAGGAACCGATCACTATTATTAGCAAGAGATCATTTCGGAATATGCCCGTTGTTTTATGCGAGCATAGGTGATTGCCTGATTTTTGGTTCAGAAATCAAGGCATTGTTAAAATTTCCTGCATTAAAGCGAGAGGTAGATCTTAACGGTCTTGATCAAATTCTCACACTTCCAGGATTAGTAAGTCCGGCAACCATGTTCAAAAATGTTAAAAGTGTTAAGCCCGGACATTTGATCATTGCTAAAAATCATGAGTTTGTTCAGCAGGAATACTGGGATGTTAATTATCCTGATGCTGTTCAAGGCCAGGTAACAACCAAGCCTGAGGAATATTATATCGAAAAGCTGGAGGATCTGTTATTGAAATCAGTAAGCTACAGATTAAACGCTGATGTTCCGATCGGTTACTACCTGAGCGGGGGACTGGATTCTTCATTGATTGCTGGTCTGATTAAGAAAATTAAGCCGCAGAATCAATTTGATTCTTTCTCCATAAGTTTTCCTGATGCCGATGAAAAACAAATCGACGAAAGCTTTTATCAAAGACTGATGTCTGGTCATGTGGGTTCAAATCATCATGAGGTCGAGTTTCGCTCCTCTGATATTTATGATAATCTGAAAAAAGCAGTCTTTTGCGCGGAAAGCCCGCTAAAGGAAACATATAATACCTGTAGCCTAGCGCTATCCGCCAATGTGAATCGCGAGAAAATTAAGGTAATCTTGTCTGGAGAAGGCGCGGATGAATTATTCGGCGGGTATGTGGGTTATAAACTGGATGCCCTTAAATCGCCCGGTCTTCCCGGTGATAATCTGGAGGAGTTGATGGAAGAGCAATATAGGCTACGAATGTGGGGGGATCCCAATTTTTTCTATGAAAAAAATTACTACGATTTTGCCCAACAGAAAAGAAGCCTGTATTCGGAAGCCGTGAATTACATAATGCCTGAATTTGATTGTACATTTAATCTGAGCATTGATAAAGATAAGTTGAAAGGTAGGAGTGACTTCGATAAAAGGTCTTATTTGGATTTGAAAGTTCGCTTGGCAGACCATTTAATGGCTGATCATTGTGACAGAACATCTTATGCCAACTCGATTGAAGGAAGATACCCTTTTCTTGATATAAATATTATGGATTTTTTGGCTGAAATGCCATTGTCAGTAAAGTTGAAGGGTTTAAATGAAAAATATATTCTTAAAGTCCTTGCAAAAAAGTATGTGCCGGAACAGATTTGTAGACGAGAGAAATTTAGCTTCGTCGCACCCGGGAGTCCTTCGATCCTGGCGGACAACATTGAATGGGTTAATGACCTTTTATCTTATGATATGATTAAAAGGCAGGGATATTTCAATCCTGATACCATTGAGAAATTAAAGAAAATATATACACGGAAAGATTTTAAATTAAATCTTCCATTTGATACAGATTTATTGATCACGGTCCTTACGTTCAATATTTTTTTAACACTATTCGATATGCCTGATTTTTCAGGATAG
- a CDS encoding non-ribosomal peptide synthetase, with amino-acid sequence MHHKLIHEVFRQVAIDYPNLTAIEEDLNIVTYAELDARSDKLSAVLSAQTNKMGRVIAVFLPKGIDLVTAILAIFKSGTIYLPLDLNFPLKRITEILNELDVDGIITTEESRSEIEKIALENSVHINEIFTFDNSCSINIYNQTARGFERCDEATYVPENSKNIVDPDSGCYIFYTSGSTGVGKPILGRHKSLHHFINWEIKEFELDHNCRVSHLIQKTFDPSLRDIFVPLCSGGTLCVPSVAIVSNPILLLKWLKQASITLVHYVPSLFKTLTRELEVMSGEECSFPALKFMLLSGEILYSTDLKKWWDNTESNTEFVNLYGPTETTLAKMFHRIKAISGTTAQILPVGRPINDTHVAIINEANQICGVGEIGEIYIKTSFISLGYYRNKDLTRAVFVQNPLIKDKADIVYKTGDLGKYLEDRNIQVMGRLDDQVKLNGVRIDLKEIELSVIKLHEVESAVIIADRDQENQISLICYFIGESANEELLRSHLKNEVGASMVPSYFVKLVDFPLNLNGKVDKKALLKLFKIDESKLQYEPAEGTTEVRLAEIWKKILGVSKVSRNASFFKIGGHSLKALQLISAIYKEFNINLSISELFKKPILAELANLIDHSQLFEYSDISHIPDSVYYDLSHSQRRLWALSHQPGSGLAYNLVGTHVLEGDLDVEAFRRAFGEVVSRHEILRTGFHEVSGEPVQQVEPFSSMGFSVVYRDLRGLSEDSVELQEIIREEVSKPFDLSEAGLLRSQLLHLSADRYLFVFTMHHIISDGWSMRVLLKEVSVLYLYYKKGGAYPLAELRLQYRDYARWQVQELADPAHRSRAYWKEQFSGQLPLLSVRGDKSRPVQKSYNGSREHFMIGADVSDGLSMLSRSHDSTLYMGVLTSLYILLYKYSHQRDIIIGTPVSGRSHRDLEEQIGFYVNTLALRMQFEESWSYIGLLRRVKERCLEAFAHDQYPFDCLLEDLSLVRDPGRSPLFDVMLTFEGSGSSEEMLEGITISNNETELPVSKFDLTWIVVSGESGLSVNIEYNTDLFSREWILQLGSHYQELLRSIVLNPDMRLHELNCLTTAEAERFHQVPFFSFPLGTLHSVFEERVLAGGSSVALSYQGASLSYSELSFRSNQLARYLRDVQGVTANDLIGILLSPGLDMVVSVLGILKAGGGYVPLDPSYPEDRIGFMVKDSSVKAVLTTGSFSVLLGSCSGPTVLLVDEVFSGQGSYSGASLADLNNPADTAYVIYTSGSTGTPKGVSVSHSNVMNLLFHDDFEYEFSSSDVWVLAHSLCFDFSVWELFGSLLNGGRLVVISRDTARNTMAFADMLETERVSVLNQTPSMFSNLLTEILERDHIRLGLRYVIFGGEALKPGMLQLWHKRYPDVRLVNMYGITETTVHVTIKEIGESEITCGQSNIGVPFKSHYICLVDDLLCPVPDGSVGEIIVGGASVSGGYLNRESLSGERFISLPGRPSERFYRSGDLAVRMPNGEYVYMGRKDMQVKIRGYRIETGEIESVLMGHSSVRSAAVLARTDASGIASLCAYYSVTEALDSSEVRNYLRMHLPDYMLPSVYIKVDSIPYTSNGKADYDQLKSIVLAEEEEKPLALPETEIQSVLLSVWQGVLNRFHLGIDDNFFEVGGDSIKAIQISSRLYKEGYKLEVRQLFEHPTIRLQSLYVSPVVVVADQGAVHGEVLLSPVQQWFFGSGHPDRHHYNQSVMLAVPSGLDESGLSSILTALQRHHDILRVYYKEAGRDIRQLTGDLSHPVSVKVLDLRGKINWQQQMHDSGQQVQESMDLSSGPLLKVVLFRLDSGDRLLLVSHHLVIDGVSWRILFEDLDQLTIQYRNGEEYKLPLKTDSYQRWVSGLLAHVPVLQSLEQDYWAAVVERSLGSKLWPSFEGSYQTGEMGVVSFTLDRDETEMLLTGVNGAYNTEINDILLTGLFRSLHQEYGQDRLLVSMEGHGREEILAGVDISRTVGWFTSIYPLLLEVSVGSSISDQLIAVKEQLRQVPSRGIGYGILAYLGNGVLSGSISPEISFNYLGQFDSDTADKEFDIATESSGQSRSPRTQSTFVLDISGMIVSGELTLELGYHQLHIPAEQAVRLKDHYHNALKEIINHCANLETKQLTPSDFSYKLSTNDLEKLFD; translated from the coding sequence ATGCATCATAAATTGATTCACGAAGTTTTTCGTCAGGTCGCAATAGACTATCCGAATTTAACAGCAATAGAAGAGGATTTAAATATTGTCACTTATGCGGAACTGGATGCAAGATCAGATAAACTTTCAGCAGTTTTAAGCGCTCAGACAAATAAGATGGGACGCGTAATTGCTGTCTTTTTACCAAAAGGGATAGATCTGGTTACAGCAATCCTTGCCATATTCAAATCGGGAACTATTTATTTACCACTAGATCTGAATTTTCCTTTAAAAAGGATTACAGAAATACTCAATGAACTTGATGTGGATGGAATCATCACCACAGAAGAATCAAGGTCTGAGATTGAAAAAATTGCACTGGAAAATTCTGTTCACATTAACGAAATTTTTACTTTTGATAACTCCTGTTCAATAAACATTTATAACCAAACTGCTCGCGGTTTCGAACGTTGCGATGAGGCAACCTATGTTCCTGAAAATTCAAAAAATATTGTTGATCCGGATAGTGGCTGTTATATCTTTTACACTTCAGGCTCTACCGGTGTTGGTAAACCTATCCTAGGGAGGCATAAGAGTCTGCATCACTTTATAAATTGGGAAATAAAAGAATTTGAACTTGACCATAATTGCAGGGTAAGTCATTTGATTCAAAAAACGTTCGATCCTTCTTTACGTGATATTTTCGTGCCTTTGTGTTCAGGTGGGACACTTTGTGTTCCATCGGTTGCTATAGTGTCCAACCCAATATTATTATTGAAGTGGCTGAAACAGGCTTCAATTACTTTAGTACACTATGTGCCTTCCTTATTTAAGACTTTGACCAGAGAGCTTGAGGTAATGTCAGGCGAGGAGTGTTCTTTTCCTGCATTAAAATTTATGCTCTTGTCAGGTGAAATACTTTATTCAACGGATCTGAAAAAATGGTGGGATAATACTGAATCAAATACAGAGTTTGTCAATCTCTATGGGCCGACTGAAACCACGTTGGCGAAGATGTTTCACCGGATTAAAGCAATATCAGGCACAACTGCACAGATTCTACCGGTTGGTAGGCCGATAAATGACACGCATGTAGCGATAATAAACGAGGCCAATCAAATTTGCGGTGTGGGGGAGATTGGCGAGATTTATATTAAAACCTCTTTTATTTCTTTAGGATATTATCGGAACAAAGACTTGACACGAGCTGTTTTTGTACAAAATCCTTTAATCAAGGACAAGGCAGATATCGTTTATAAGACTGGTGATCTTGGGAAATACCTTGAAGATCGGAATATCCAGGTTATGGGGCGTTTAGATGACCAGGTTAAGTTAAATGGCGTTCGGATTGATCTGAAAGAAATAGAACTGTCAGTTATAAAGTTGCATGAGGTAGAATCTGCGGTAATTATAGCTGATAGAGACCAGGAAAATCAAATTTCTTTAATTTGTTATTTTATAGGAGAATCCGCTAACGAAGAGTTGTTAAGATCCCATTTAAAAAATGAAGTTGGTGCTAGTATGGTTCCCTCATACTTTGTTAAATTAGTTGATTTTCCGCTTAACTTAAATGGAAAAGTTGATAAAAAAGCACTTTTAAAGCTTTTTAAGATTGATGAAAGTAAACTTCAATACGAACCTGCAGAAGGCACAACAGAGGTAAGATTAGCGGAGATTTGGAAAAAAATTCTGGGTGTATCCAAAGTCAGTCGAAATGCTTCTTTTTTTAAAATAGGAGGACATTCGCTAAAGGCCTTACAGCTCATTTCAGCAATTTACAAAGAGTTCAACATCAATTTGAGTATTTCAGAACTTTTCAAAAAGCCTATACTGGCTGAATTGGCTAATTTGATTGATCATAGCCAGCTATTTGAGTATTCAGATATATCGCATATTCCGGATTCTGTTTATTATGATTTGTCACATTCACAGCGTCGTTTGTGGGCGCTGAGCCACCAACCTGGTTCAGGTCTGGCCTATAACCTAGTTGGGACGCATGTTTTGGAAGGTGATCTTGATGTGGAAGCCTTCCGACGTGCCTTTGGGGAAGTAGTTTCCCGTCACGAGATTCTTCGGACAGGTTTCCATGAGGTATCCGGGGAACCTGTTCAACAGGTTGAGCCCTTTTCATCGATGGGCTTTTCTGTGGTTTACAGGGATTTGCGCGGATTATCGGAGGATTCCGTGGAACTCCAGGAGATTATCCGTGAAGAGGTATCAAAGCCTTTTGATTTATCGGAGGCCGGACTGTTGCGTTCACAGTTGCTGCATCTGTCAGCCGACCGTTATCTGTTTGTATTTACGATGCATCATATCATTTCCGATGGCTGGTCGATGCGTGTATTGCTCAAAGAAGTATCGGTACTTTATCTTTACTATAAGAAAGGTGGTGCTTACCCTTTGGCTGAGCTCAGGCTTCAATACCGTGATTATGCGCGTTGGCAGGTCCAGGAGCTGGCCGATCCGGCCCACCGCTCCCGTGCCTACTGGAAAGAGCAGTTTTCGGGGCAGCTTCCCTTACTTTCGGTTCGCGGTGATAAGTCACGGCCTGTACAGAAGAGTTATAATGGTTCCCGAGAGCACTTTATGATCGGTGCGGATGTTTCCGATGGTCTGAGCATGCTGAGCCGTTCCCATGACAGCACACTTTATATGGGTGTACTGACATCTCTTTATATCCTGTTGTATAAATACAGCCATCAGCGTGATATCATCATCGGTACGCCTGTTTCTGGCCGTTCTCACCGGGACCTTGAAGAGCAGATCGGTTTTTATGTGAATACACTGGCATTGCGGATGCAGTTTGAAGAAAGCTGGAGCTATATCGGCCTGTTACGCCGTGTAAAAGAACGGTGCCTGGAAGCTTTTGCCCATGACCAATATCCATTTGACTGTTTATTGGAAGACCTGTCTCTGGTCCGGGATCCGGGCCGTAGTCCGTTGTTTGATGTGATGCTCACCTTTGAAGGTTCGGGTTCTTCGGAAGAAATGCTTGAGGGGATTACGATCAGTAATAATGAGACGGAGCTTCCGGTAAGCAAGTTTGACCTGACCTGGATAGTTGTGTCTGGCGAATCCGGTCTGTCGGTAAACATTGAGTACAATACAGATTTGTTCAGCCGGGAGTGGATATTGCAGTTAGGCAGTCATTACCAAGAGCTTTTACGGAGTATCGTTTTAAATCCGGATATGCGGCTGCATGAACTGAATTGTCTGACAACAGCAGAAGCGGAACGTTTCCATCAGGTTCCTTTTTTTAGTTTTCCCTTGGGTACGCTCCACTCTGTTTTCGAAGAACGTGTCCTGGCAGGTGGCAGCTCAGTAGCTTTAAGTTACCAGGGGGCCTCCTTAAGTTATAGCGAACTGTCTTTCCGGAGCAACCAGCTTGCCCGCTATTTACGGGATGTGCAGGGTGTTACTGCCAATGATCTGATCGGTATTTTGTTATCACCAGGTTTAGATATGGTCGTATCTGTACTGGGGATTTTAAAAGCCGGTGGCGGATATGTTCCGCTGGACCCTTCTTATCCTGAGGACCGTATAGGTTTTATGGTAAAGGACTCGTCTGTAAAAGCTGTTCTCACCACCGGATCATTTTCAGTCCTGTTGGGATCGTGTAGTGGACCAACGGTTTTATTGGTAGATGAGGTATTTTCCGGACAGGGCAGTTACAGTGGTGCATCCCTGGCAGATCTCAACAATCCTGCAGATACGGCATACGTAATTTATACATCCGGGTCTACAGGAACGCCCAAAGGGGTGTCTGTAAGCCATTCGAATGTAATGAACTTATTGTTTCATGATGATTTTGAATATGAGTTCAGCAGTTCAGATGTTTGGGTTTTGGCGCATTCCCTGTGTTTTGATTTTTCGGTGTGGGAACTCTTCGGGAGCCTTCTTAACGGAGGTAGGCTTGTAGTTATTTCGCGGGATACTGCCCGTAATACGATGGCTTTTGCCGATATGCTGGAAACAGAAAGGGTCAGTGTCCTGAATCAGACGCCATCGATGTTCAGTAACCTTTTAACCGAGATACTGGAGCGTGATCATATCCGCCTTGGCCTGCGTTATGTGATATTCGGTGGGGAAGCCTTGAAACCGGGTATGCTACAGTTATGGCACAAGCGTTATCCTGATGTTCGGCTGGTCAATATGTATGGGATAACGGAGACAACGGTCCACGTAACCATTAAAGAGATCGGCGAGTCGGAGATCACCTGCGGTCAAAGTAACATAGGTGTTCCCTTTAAGAGTCATTATATCTGTTTGGTGGATGATCTTTTATGCCCTGTACCTGACGGATCTGTAGGAGAGATCATTGTCGGGGGTGCATCGGTAAGCGGTGGTTACCTGAACCGGGAAAGCTTAAGCGGTGAAAGGTTCATCAGTCTTCCTGGCCGTCCATCTGAGCGTTTTTACCGCTCGGGTGACTTGGCCGTACGTATGCCTAACGGTGAATATGTATATATGGGCAGAAAGGACATGCAGGTAAAGATCCGGGGCTACCGTATTGAGACAGGAGAAATAGAAAGTGTACTTATGGGGCACAGCTCGGTCAGGTCAGCAGCCGTACTTGCCCGTACAGATGCCTCCGGCATAGCCAGTTTATGTGCTTATTACTCAGTGACGGAGGCCCTGGACAGTTCAGAAGTGCGGAACTACCTGCGCATGCATCTTCCGGACTACATGCTTCCATCCGTTTATATAAAAGTTGACTCGATCCCTTATACCAGCAATGGTAAGGCTGACTACGACCAGCTGAAATCCATCGTGTTAGCGGAGGAGGAAGAAAAGCCCTTAGCATTACCCGAAACGGAGATACAGTCTGTATTATTGAGTGTATGGCAGGGCGTACTTAACCGTTTCCATCTGGGTATAGATGACAATTTTTTCGAGGTTGGTGGAGATTCGATCAAGGCGATCCAGATCTCAAGCCGCCTGTATAAAGAGGGTTATAAGCTAGAAGTACGGCAGTTGTTTGAACATCCTACGATCCGTCTTCAAAGTTTATATGTGAGCCCTGTAGTTGTTGTTGCCGATCAGGGGGCTGTTCATGGCGAGGTATTATTGAGCCCGGTCCAGCAATGGTTTTTTGGTAGCGGTCACCCTGACCGCCATCATTACAACCAATCAGTAATGCTGGCCGTACCTTCGGGACTGGATGAGTCTGGACTGAGTTCGATACTGACCGCCCTTCAGAGGCACCACGATATATTGCGTGTTTATTACAAGGAAGCAGGTAGGGATATCCGTCAGCTGACGGGTGATCTGTCCCATCCTGTGAGCGTAAAGGTTCTGGATTTGCGTGGCAAGATCAACTGGCAGCAGCAGATGCACGATTCGGGTCAGCAGGTCCAGGAGAGTATGGACCTGTCGTCGGGTCCTTTACTTAAAGTGGTATTGTTCCGTCTTGATTCAGGTGACCGGCTTTTGCTGGTCTCGCACCATTTGGTTATAGATGGTGTTTCCTGGCGGATATTGTTTGAGGACCTAGACCAGCTGACCATTCAGTACCGGAACGGTGAGGAGTATAAGCTGCCATTGAAGACAGACTCTTACCAGCGCTGGGTTTCGGGGCTTTTGGCGCATGTTCCTGTTCTCCAGTCATTGGAGCAGGATTATTGGGCTGCTGTGGTGGAACGTTCTTTGGGGTCAAAGTTATGGCCATCCTTTGAAGGTTCTTATCAGACAGGAGAAATGGGGGTGGTCTCATTTACTTTGGACCGGGATGAAACAGAAATGCTGCTGACTGGGGTGAACGGTGCTTATAATACAGAGATAAACGATATCCTTCTTACGGGCCTTTTCCGCTCGTTACATCAGGAGTACGGCCAAGACCGTTTGCTGGTGTCGATGGAAGGACATGGTCGGGAGGAGATCCTCGCCGGAGTTGATATCAGCCGCACGGTTGGTTGGTTTACCAGTATCTATCCGTTGTTACTGGAAGTTTCGGTTGGTTCATCGATATCGGACCAGCTGATTGCGGTGAAGGAACAGTTGCGTCAGGTTCCGTCCAGGGGTATAGGTTACGGCATACTTGCTTACCTTGGAAATGGGGTTTTGTCGGGTAGTATCTCCCCTGAGATCAGTTTCAATTACCTGGGACAGTTTGACTCAGATACAGCGGATAAGGAATTCGATATCGCAACAGAATCCTCGGGCCAAAGCCGCAGTCCCAGAACGCAGAGCACTTTTGTGCTGGATATATCGGGAATGATCGTCTCGGGGGAACTGACCCTTGAGCTGGGTTATCACCAGTTACATATTCCGGCAGAACAGGCCGTACGGCTGAAAGACCACTACCACAATGCCCTTAAAGAGATCATCAATCATTGTGCAAACCTTGAAACCAAACAATTAACCCCTAGCGATTTCAGTTATAAACTATCCACTAATGACTTGGAAAAATTATTTGATTAG